A window from Exiguobacterium marinum DSM 16307 encodes these proteins:
- the pulA gene encoding type I pullulanase, with protein MHHTPDQKTASHVSIESASFVSFETIQLEILREYESVPVQIEQNGRPIDYLVEHQHVTESGRVEQILRLNEPIALDMMYTVFHPGQKTMVIIPREVVRSEEFERRFSYDGPLGVSFAPNGIEVVVWSPVALSMWITIHDDTNHREMERFRMNRGSRGEWNGEVPKEFEGMLYRLEVKTPVDTRQVVDPYARAVSLNGEYGVLSDVAQFVREQVERVSRPPLWKATDAVIYELHIRDFTSHPSSKSQLKGLYGGVTEQGVRTKGDHSAGLDYLKELGVTHVQLLPVHDFGSVDEATRMPYNWGYDPIHWFSLEGSYASRPDVPMSRVFEYATLVSDLHQAGLRVVTDVVMNHIYIREQSPLEALVPYYYFRYEHDGTVANGTGVGNDTASERYMMRRTIVDFVTYFATTYQVDGFRFDLMGIHDVETMNQVRAALDKIDPSILVYGEGWDLATPLGQSLKATSQNAAQMPRVGHFNDMIRDALKGSTFNDRERGFISGNEWREWELRECLTGAVHIPNVTVGRFPSPTYSINYAEAHDNYTIFDKLKLSCEEIDEATRLAMQRLANAVVITSQGIPFIHAGQEFGRTKQGVENSYNSPDHINHFDWDLRDTRVNEIEYVKTLLKLRRLHTCFRYDSRQEVIDHFTFLPSPPGVIIYELTAGHSYDAWQRVRVYVNGTFENLSFTSDAKWNVYVQGETASLVPLVRNPENIQVKSLSMTILAC; from the coding sequence ATGCATCATACACCAGATCAAAAGACCGCCTCGCATGTAAGCATCGAGAGTGCGTCTTTCGTATCATTTGAGACAATACAACTTGAGATTTTGCGCGAATATGAATCCGTTCCAGTACAAATTGAGCAAAATGGACGCCCCATCGATTACTTAGTCGAGCACCAACATGTGACGGAGTCGGGGAGGGTCGAACAAATTCTTCGTCTAAATGAACCAATAGCTCTAGATATGATGTATACAGTGTTTCATCCGGGACAAAAAACGATGGTCATTATCCCTCGAGAAGTCGTTCGTTCGGAAGAATTCGAACGTCGATTTTCATATGACGGTCCTCTCGGTGTGTCGTTTGCGCCGAATGGGATAGAAGTGGTGGTGTGGTCGCCTGTCGCCCTCTCTATGTGGATTACAATCCATGACGACACAAACCATCGTGAAATGGAACGGTTTCGTATGAATCGCGGCTCCCGTGGCGAGTGGAATGGGGAAGTGCCGAAAGAATTCGAAGGAATGCTGTATCGTTTAGAAGTGAAGACACCGGTCGATACAAGGCAAGTCGTTGATCCTTATGCAAGAGCTGTCAGTTTGAACGGAGAGTATGGGGTGTTGTCGGACGTGGCCCAATTCGTCCGTGAACAAGTCGAACGTGTGTCCCGTCCACCGTTATGGAAAGCGACGGATGCGGTCATTTATGAATTGCATATCCGAGATTTCACTAGCCATCCTTCATCGAAGAGTCAACTGAAAGGTCTATATGGAGGGGTTACGGAACAAGGAGTTCGGACGAAAGGGGATCATAGTGCCGGACTCGACTATCTGAAAGAACTCGGGGTGACCCATGTTCAGTTGTTACCCGTCCATGATTTTGGAAGCGTCGATGAAGCGACGCGTATGCCGTACAATTGGGGATACGACCCGATTCATTGGTTCAGTTTAGAAGGAAGTTATGCTTCGAGACCGGATGTACCGATGAGTCGTGTATTCGAGTATGCGACACTCGTTTCTGACCTCCATCAAGCGGGTCTACGTGTCGTCACAGACGTCGTGATGAATCACATATACATTCGTGAACAGTCCCCGCTAGAAGCGCTCGTTCCGTATTATTATTTTAGATACGAGCATGATGGCACAGTTGCAAATGGGACCGGCGTCGGAAATGACACGGCCTCGGAACGCTATATGATGCGACGGACGATTGTGGACTTCGTGACCTATTTCGCGACAACGTATCAAGTCGATGGATTCCGCTTTGACTTGATGGGTATTCATGATGTGGAGACGATGAATCAGGTGCGGGCAGCTCTCGATAAAATCGATCCATCCATCCTTGTTTATGGGGAAGGATGGGACTTGGCCACACCGCTCGGTCAGTCATTAAAGGCAACATCACAAAATGCCGCTCAGATGCCCCGAGTTGGACATTTTAATGACATGATTCGAGATGCGCTGAAAGGTTCGACTTTCAATGACCGGGAACGTGGATTTATTTCTGGAAATGAGTGGAGGGAGTGGGAGCTACGTGAATGTCTCACCGGTGCCGTCCATATTCCGAACGTGACGGTCGGACGCTTTCCGAGCCCGACATACTCCATCAACTATGCCGAAGCCCATGATAATTACACGATTTTTGATAAATTGAAATTGTCATGCGAAGAAATCGATGAAGCGACTCGCCTCGCCATGCAACGTTTGGCTAATGCGGTGGTCATCACGTCTCAAGGGATTCCGTTTATTCACGCTGGTCAAGAATTCGGACGTACGAAGCAAGGTGTAGAAAATAGCTATAACTCACCGGACCATATCAATCACTTTGATTGGGATTTACGTGATACACGAGTCAACGAAATCGAGTATGTGAAGACGCTCCTGAAGCTGCGGCGACTCCATACGTGTTTCCGCTATGATTCGCGTCAAGAAGTAATCGATCACTTTACGTTTCTTCCTTCACCGCCTGGTGTCATCATTTATGAGTTGACGGCCGGTCATTCGTATGATGCGTGGCAACGGGTACGGGTATATGTAAATGGGACGTTTGAAAATCTATCATTCACGAGCGATGCGAAATGGAATGTCTATGTTCAAGGTGAAACGGCCAGTCTCGTCCCGCTCGTACGAAACCCTGAAAACATTCAAGTCAAGTCGTTGTCAATGACGATTCTCGCATGTTAA
- a CDS encoding phosphotransferase family protein, which translates to MYSDIVGALGKEWTVASAGGITGEAYVATTRQQKIFVKRNSSPFLAILSAEGIVPKLLWTKRMFNGDVLSAQQFIEGRELSPDDMKRPDVAAQLGKIHDSKELLFMLQQLNHTPVTPHLLLRQCEAYEQDETDPTIGEAVQWLKHHLPKVDEQEFVVCHSDLNHNNWIEDESGLLYLTDWDDAIIADRAFDLAMVVYSYVDETEWERWFSHYGVCVSNKLHNRMHWYAIAQTILTIYGEENDSARTEGFHVLRELMDEAYERIN; encoded by the coding sequence ATGTATTCAGATATAGTCGGTGCGCTCGGTAAAGAGTGGACAGTCGCTTCAGCCGGAGGAATTACCGGAGAAGCGTATGTAGCGACGACGCGCCAACAGAAGATTTTTGTGAAACGGAATTCTTCTCCGTTCTTGGCGATTCTTTCAGCAGAAGGAATTGTTCCAAAACTTCTTTGGACAAAACGAATGTTTAACGGGGATGTGTTAAGTGCCCAACAGTTTATTGAAGGTCGTGAACTTTCGCCAGACGATATGAAGCGACCAGATGTCGCGGCACAGCTCGGAAAGATTCATGATTCGAAAGAGCTATTATTCATGTTACAACAATTAAATCACACACCAGTGACGCCGCACTTATTGCTCCGTCAGTGTGAAGCATATGAACAAGATGAGACGGACCCGACGATTGGAGAGGCTGTACAATGGTTAAAGCACCATTTGCCAAAAGTCGATGAGCAAGAGTTCGTCGTGTGTCATTCCGACTTAAACCATAATAATTGGATTGAAGATGAGAGCGGTCTTCTCTACCTAACAGATTGGGATGATGCCATCATCGCGGACCGCGCGTTTGATTTGGCGATGGTTGTCTACAGTTATGTCGATGAAACGGAATGGGAGCGTTGGTTTTCGCATTATGGAGTATGTGTCTCGAACAAGCTTCATAATCGTATGCATTGGTATGCGATCGCCCAAACGATTTTGACGATTTATGGGGAAGAGAACGATTCTGCGCGAACAGAAGGCTTTCATGTGTTACGTGAGTTGATGGACGAGGCGTATGAGCGAATCAACTAA
- a CDS encoding cytochrome bd oxidase small subunit CydS, with amino-acid sequence MSTLDQFLIFYAAPLTFFAGVIATFVWAFFMNPDDI; translated from the coding sequence ATGAGTACATTAGATCAATTCCTAATTTTTTACGCAGCTCCACTCACGTTTTTCGCTGGTGTCATCGCAACGTTCGTTTGGGCTTTCTTCATGAATCCAGACGACATTTAA
- the trmB gene encoding tRNA (guanosine(46)-N7)-methyltransferase TrmB, producing MRLRHKPWAKEYMEAQEHVFIQHPDQLKGKWETEFGNDHPLFIEVGSGKGQFILGMASQHPDVNFIAIELFESVAVSIVQKLVESPMPNVRVLTVDAKHLTDYFEAGEVDRVYLNFSDPWPKTRHAKRRLTYKTFLATYEAILPKAGEIHFKTDNRGLFEYSLQSMSQYGMFFTDISLDLHVSEPEDNIRTEYEERFSALGQPIYRMEAVFRPKN from the coding sequence ATGCGTTTAAGACATAAGCCTTGGGCAAAAGAATATATGGAAGCCCAAGAACACGTATTTATTCAACACCCTGATCAGCTGAAAGGAAAGTGGGAAACCGAGTTCGGGAATGACCACCCTCTCTTTATTGAAGTTGGTTCAGGCAAAGGACAATTCATTTTAGGGATGGCAAGCCAACATCCGGATGTGAACTTCATCGCAATTGAATTATTTGAGAGTGTAGCCGTCTCAATCGTTCAAAAATTAGTCGAATCACCGATGCCGAACGTGAGAGTTTTGACGGTCGATGCGAAGCATCTCACCGACTATTTTGAAGCGGGCGAAGTCGATCGCGTATACTTAAACTTCTCGGATCCATGGCCAAAAACGCGCCATGCGAAACGTCGCTTAACGTATAAGACGTTTTTAGCGACATATGAGGCGATTCTTCCGAAAGCAGGAGAGATTCATTTTAAGACGGACAACCGTGGACTGTTTGAATATTCGCTTCAAAGCATGAGCCAATACGGAATGTTCTTCACAGATATTTCACTTGATTTACACGTGAGTGAACCAGAAGATAATATTCGAACAGAGTATGAAGAGCGTTTCAGTGCGCTCGGTCAACCTATCTATCGTATGGAAGCCGTCTTTCGTCCGAAAAATTGA
- the dhaM gene encoding dihydroxyacetone kinase phosphoryl donor subunit DhaM — MDIVELIIVSHSSKIAEGIQDLMKEMAPIVPIHLAGGLEDGAIGTDVNRILTALNEVKGEALLLSDIGSATMNAELAIDMYEGDKEVAFFDGPIVESAFIASVSSGNDMSLSDIVEQLKQQ, encoded by the coding sequence ATTGACATCGTTGAACTGATTATCGTCTCACACAGCTCTAAAATTGCGGAAGGTATTCAAGATCTCATGAAGGAGATGGCGCCGATTGTCCCTATTCATTTAGCCGGAGGTCTCGAAGACGGGGCAATCGGAACGGACGTCAACCGCATTTTGACAGCACTGAACGAAGTCAAAGGAGAAGCACTTCTCCTCAGTGATATCGGCTCGGCTACGATGAATGCTGAACTCGCAATCGACATGTACGAAGGAGACAAAGAAGTCGCATTTTTCGACGGTCCCATTGTCGAGAGCGCCTTCATCGCATCCGTCTCCTCAGGAAACGACATGTCATTGTCTGACATCGTAGAACAATTGAAACAACAGTAA
- the dhaL gene encoding dihydroxyacetone kinase subunit DhaL gives MLTIERMKQALRDTQIGIEEQKDTLTDLDRAIGDGDHGINMSRGFDAVSSILDEDYDSLGAISKKVGMTLMSKVGGAAGPLYGSAFVKMATKFGDATEADFNLLIEALQEGSNSIKARGKSEVGQKTMVDVWDPFLEHVKQGNDYKQQLDELVQKTEDMVATKGRASYFGENSRGTVDPGALSSSILLAAIMKEVD, from the coding sequence ATGTTGACGATTGAACGGATGAAGCAGGCGTTACGCGACACACAAATTGGAATCGAAGAACAAAAAGACACGTTGACAGATTTAGACCGGGCTATCGGTGACGGCGATCATGGGATCAATATGTCTCGTGGGTTCGATGCTGTCTCTTCCATTCTAGACGAAGATTATGACTCTCTCGGAGCGATAAGTAAAAAAGTTGGTATGACGCTTATGTCGAAAGTAGGTGGCGCTGCCGGACCGCTGTATGGTTCCGCTTTTGTGAAGATGGCTACCAAGTTCGGAGATGCGACTGAAGCTGATTTCAACTTGCTCATAGAAGCACTCCAAGAAGGTTCGAATTCAATTAAAGCACGAGGAAAGTCTGAGGTCGGTCAAAAAACGATGGTTGATGTTTGGGATCCATTCCTTGAGCATGTAAAGCAAGGGAACGACTACAAACAGCAATTAGACGAACTCGTACAAAAAACAGAAGATATGGTGGCAACAAAAGGCAGAGCCTCATATTTTGGCGAAAACTCACGGGGGACGGTCGACCCTGGCGCCCTCTCAAGTTCAATCCTGTTAGCCGCCATCATGAAGGAGGTCGATTGA
- the dhaK gene encoding dihydroxyacetone kinase subunit DhaK has translation MKKLIGEASELVTQMVEGMVHAHPELYGRVDDVNVICRASGAKSGKVGLVSGGGSGHEPAHAGYVGDGMLDAAVCGEVFTSPTPDMVLEGIKAADGGNGVLLIVKNYSGDVMNFELAAELAEGDGIKVDHVVVADDVAISNKEDRRGVAGTVFVHKIAGAAAASGKSLEEVKAIAEKVASHVRSMGMAVEPCYMPVSAKPGFDLNEEEMEIGIGIHGERGVERKPTSDVDQIVDDLLSHLKKEVEPGEVAVMVNGMGGTPLSELYVTYHFVAEKLEAAGYTLKRKYVGNYMTSLEMHGFSITLLPLDDEMTSYLDAPSAALGFKI, from the coding sequence GTGAAAAAGCTAATCGGTGAAGCAAGTGAACTCGTAACACAAATGGTAGAAGGTATGGTCCATGCCCATCCTGAATTGTATGGTCGTGTCGACGATGTCAATGTCATCTGTCGGGCCAGTGGAGCTAAGTCTGGAAAAGTAGGACTCGTCTCTGGTGGCGGTAGTGGTCACGAGCCGGCACACGCCGGATATGTCGGGGACGGTATGCTCGATGCCGCAGTTTGCGGGGAAGTATTTACATCCCCTACTCCGGACATGGTGCTCGAAGGAATCAAAGCGGCCGATGGCGGAAACGGCGTCCTGTTGATTGTGAAAAACTATTCGGGGGATGTAATGAACTTCGAACTTGCTGCGGAACTGGCCGAAGGGGACGGCATCAAAGTCGACCACGTCGTTGTCGCGGATGATGTCGCCATTTCGAATAAAGAAGATCGTCGAGGCGTTGCTGGGACTGTCTTCGTTCATAAAATCGCGGGCGCTGCTGCGGCAAGCGGGAAATCACTCGAAGAAGTCAAAGCAATTGCTGAAAAAGTAGCCTCTCATGTTCGTTCGATGGGAATGGCTGTAGAACCTTGTTATATGCCAGTTAGCGCCAAGCCCGGTTTCGACTTGAACGAGGAAGAGATGGAGATTGGGATTGGAATTCACGGGGAGCGTGGTGTCGAACGTAAACCGACGAGCGATGTCGACCAAATCGTCGATGATTTACTCAGTCATTTGAAAAAAGAAGTCGAACCTGGCGAAGTCGCTGTCATGGTCAACGGGATGGGCGGAACTCCACTATCTGAGTTATACGTGACGTATCACTTCGTTGCAGAAAAACTTGAAGCCGCTGGATATACTTTGAAACGAAAATACGTCGGCAACTATATGACGTCACTTGAGATGCATGGTTTCTCGATTACATTATTACCGCTCGATGATGAGATGACGTCCTATTTAGATGCCCCATCTGCGGCACTTGGATTTAAAATTTGA
- a CDS encoding PepSY domain-containing protein, producing MKKRYWFIGIGVAVIAALMTKKALDERSLSAENALEYTKRAFSAKGHVQGAWISASPEIYTYDGREYDVYKGGISVLENDEEKTYEFTVDSETGALLEYA from the coding sequence ATGAAAAAAAGGTATTGGTTTATTGGAATCGGGGTGGCCGTCATTGCCGCACTTATGACGAAAAAAGCTTTAGATGAACGTAGCTTATCTGCAGAAAACGCGTTAGAGTACACAAAACGTGCTTTCTCAGCTAAAGGTCATGTCCAAGGGGCATGGATTTCTGCATCACCTGAGATTTACACATATGATGGTCGTGAATACGACGTCTACAAAGGTGGAATCTCGGTTCTTGAGAACGACGAAGAAAAAACGTACGAGTTCACAGTCGACTCTGAGACTGGCGCTTTACTCGAATATGCATGA
- a CDS encoding M42 family metallopeptidase, with the protein MDQKTRDLFKTLTELPGAPGFESEVRQFVRERIEPHSDEIVTDGIGSIFGKRVGDETGPKVMVAGHMDEVAFMVTRITENGMLYIQPLGGWWSQVLMAQRFDIITSNGKIPGVVASTPPHLLGPDAMSKPMDIKQMFIDIGADSKEEAESWGVRPGVPAVPTSAFTPLHHPKKIMAKAWDNRYGVGLAVELLEETTKVDHPNILFSGATVQEEVGLRGAQTASELIEPDVALVLDASPANDASGSKTEFGQLGEGALIRILDRVMVMSPEMRDFLLDTASDENIKTQYFVSPGGTDAGRVHMSGEGVPTAVIGVASRYIHTHASILHTDDYDAAKALLKALVKRLDRSTLETLRPSR; encoded by the coding sequence ATGGATCAGAAGACGAGAGATTTATTTAAGACGTTAACAGAATTACCAGGTGCACCGGGGTTTGAGTCAGAAGTCCGTCAGTTCGTACGTGAACGGATCGAACCACATTCGGATGAAATTGTAACGGATGGCATCGGGTCGATTTTTGGGAAGCGTGTTGGAGACGAGACAGGCCCGAAAGTCATGGTAGCGGGTCACATGGATGAGGTTGCCTTCATGGTGACGCGCATCACTGAAAACGGAATGCTTTACATACAACCGCTCGGTGGATGGTGGAGTCAAGTGCTTATGGCACAACGGTTTGATATCATCACATCGAACGGTAAAATTCCGGGTGTCGTCGCTTCGACACCGCCTCATTTATTAGGTCCAGATGCGATGAGTAAGCCGATGGACATCAAGCAGATGTTTATCGATATCGGGGCAGATTCAAAAGAGGAAGCAGAGTCTTGGGGAGTGCGTCCGGGTGTTCCTGCGGTGCCGACGAGCGCGTTCACACCACTTCATCACCCTAAAAAAATTATGGCGAAAGCATGGGATAACCGTTATGGTGTTGGTCTTGCTGTCGAACTACTAGAAGAAACGACAAAAGTCGATCATCCAAACATTTTGTTCTCTGGGGCCACGGTACAGGAAGAAGTGGGATTGCGTGGAGCGCAAACGGCATCTGAATTGATAGAGCCGGATGTGGCACTCGTTCTTGACGCATCACCGGCGAACGATGCATCGGGAAGCAAGACGGAGTTCGGACAGCTCGGTGAGGGTGCCTTGATTCGAATCTTAGATCGGGTCATGGTCATGTCACCCGAAATGCGTGACTTCTTGCTCGATACTGCCTCAGACGAAAACATCAAGACACAGTATTTTGTCTCTCCAGGTGGTACCGATGCGGGTCGTGTGCACATGAGCGGTGAAGGTGTACCGACAGCCGTAATCGGTGTCGCATCACGCTATATTCATACACATGCCTCTATTCTTCATACAGATGACTACGATGCGGCGAAAGCGTTACTGAAAGCGTTGGTCAAACGACTTGACCGTTCGACGCTCGAAACGCTCCGTCCGTCTCGCTAA